A genomic region of Alligator mississippiensis isolate rAllMis1 chromosome 4, rAllMis1, whole genome shotgun sequence contains the following coding sequences:
- the TMEM140 gene encoding transmembrane protein 140: MVLFCQKKLMYLLLLIIFFLAVGSVALMAYALLVEAGNIVNLPNKRIGFYNFCLWNEMIEDLQCLMIKDFEKIDIHQAAIAVARFFVYSPLVICLFSLPLIVHVQYSNDRTKWEVILTMLGITTIMLSGGLSLFLFQVWPWIQVSELSGAFIALAGAQVLLVLQLVAAATYLKWVKNNLIRGSSSPEEQLPPLQV, from the coding sequence ATGGTCCTATTTTGCCAGAAAAAGTTGATGTATCTGCTCCTTCTGATTATTTTCTTTCTGGCTGTGGGGTCTGTTGCCCTGATGGCTTATGCCCTTTTGGTGGAAGCTGGAAACATTGTCAACCTTCCTAATAAAAGAATTGGCTTTTACAACTTCTGCCTGTGGAATGAGATGATTGAAGACCTGCAATGCCTGATGATCAAGGACTTTGAGAAGATAGACATTCACCAGGCTGCAATAGCGGTGGCAAGGTTCTTTGTATATTCTCCCCTGGTTATCTGTCTCTTTTCATTACCTCTCATTGTGCATGTACAGTATAGTAATGACAGAACGAAATGGGAAGTGATCCTTACGATGCTGGGCATCACAACCATAATGTTATCTGGTGGCCTTAGCTTGTTTTTGTTTCAGGTCTGGCCTTGGATACAGGTCTCTGAGCTTTCTGGAGCTTTCATAGCATTAGCTGGGGCTCAGGTTCTGCTGGTGCTCCAGCTGGTTGCTGCAGCTACATATCTCAAGTGGGTGAAGAATAATCTTATCAGGGGCAGCTCTTCCCCTGAGGAGCAACTTCCACCCTTGCAAGtctga